In Mercurialis annua linkage group LG5, ddMerAnnu1.2, whole genome shotgun sequence, a single genomic region encodes these proteins:
- the LOC126680716 gene encoding uncharacterized protein LOC126680716 yields the protein MAASTSTSISLQNNAPRTIFQSSSKPYQNNLKFIGLGLKFTKIKSSSTTNYNEVIIHEEMDRIRRLQNGSDVRGVALEGEKGRIVDLTPSAVEAIAESFGEWVIRGLEKENGGRVVEDVRVSLGKDPRVTGGLLSVAVFAGLARAGCMVFDMGLATTPACFMSTILPPFQYDASIMMTASHLPYTRNGLKFFTKRGGLTSLEVEEICDKAARKYANRLTKVSTLLNIPPTRVDFMSTYAKHLRDIIKGRVNHPLHYDTPLKGFQIIVNAGNGSGGFFTWNVLDKLGADTFGSLHLNPDGMFPNHIPNPEDKIAMALTRAAVLENSADLGIVFDTDVDRSGVVDNKGNAINGDKLIALMSAIVLREHPETTIVTDARTSMALSRFITDRGGQHCLYRVGYRNVIDKGVHLNKDGIETHLMMETSGHGALKENYFLDDGAYMVVKIIIEMVRMKLGGSDEGIGSLIKDLKEPAESIELRMNVIAEPRHAKEKAIEAIEKFASYIEEGKLEGWELDSCGDCWVTDGCLADSNDTPTAVDAYMYRAKVSDEEHGQHGWVHLRQSIHNPNIAVNMQSMVPGACQSMTKLLRDKFLMGSGVDKFLDITEIDNYASTGHVK from the exons ATGGCGGCTTCCACTTCAACTTCAATTTCCCTGCAAAACAATGCCCCAAGAACAATCTTTCAATCTTCATCAAAGCCATATCAAAATAATCTTAAATTCATTGGTTTGGGGTTAAAATTTACGAAAATAAAGTCTTCGAGTACTACAAATTACAATGAAGTTATTATCCATGAAGAAATGGATAGAATCAGGAGACTGCAAAATGGCTCCGATGTTCGCGGGGTGGCGTTGGAAGGCGAGAAAGGTAGAATTGTCGACCTTACGCCCTCCGCGGTGGAGGCCATTGCGGAGAGTTTTGGGGAGTGGGTTATCCGGGGGTTGGAAAAGGAAAATGGTGGACGTGTTGTTGAAGATGTTAGAGTGTCGCTTGGTAAGGACCCGAGAGTTACGGGAGGATTGTTGAGTGTAGCAGTGTTTGCTGGTCTTGCTCGAGCTGGGTGCATGGTGTTTGATATGGGGCTTGCTACAACTCCTGCTTGTTTTATGAGTACAATACTTCCTCCATTTCAATACGATGCTTCTATAATG ATGACAGCGTCACACCTGCCATACACTAGAAATGGTCTAAAGTTTTTTACAAAGAGAGGAGGATTAACCTCGCTTGAGGTGGAGGAAATATGCGACAAAGCAGCACGTAAGTATGCAAATAGGCTTACAAAAGTATCCACATTGCTAAACATTCCACCAACTAGAGTCGATTTCATGAGCACCTACGCGAAGCATCTCCGGGACATCATCAAAGGACGAGTTAACCATCCTTTGCACTATGACACCCCTCTCAAAGGATTTCAG ATAATTGTAAATGCTGGAAATGGATCAGGAGGTTTTTTCACATGGAATGTACTAGACAAACTCGGAGCAGACACATTTGGTTCCTTACACTTAAACCCAGATGGAATGTTCCCTAATCACATTCCAAATCCTGAGGATAAAATTGCCATGGCACTTACTCGAGCTGCCGTCCTCGAAAACTCAGCCGATCTCGGAATTGTATTCGACACCGACGTAGACCGAAGTGGCGTAGTCGATAATAAAG GCAATGCTATCAACGGGGACAAGCTCATCGCATTGATGTCGGCTATTGTCCTGAGAGAACATCCTGAAACTACAATCGTGACGGATGCAAGAACAAGTATGGCACTTTCTAGGTTTATTACTGATAGAGGTGGGCAACATTGTTTATATCGAGTTGGTTATAGAAATGTGATTGATAAAGGAGTTCATCTCAATAAGGATGGGATTGAAACACATCTCATGATGGAAACTTCAGGACATGGTGCTCTTAAAGAGAATTATTTCTTAGATGATG GGGCGTACATGGTAGTGAAAATCATAATTGAAATGGTACGAATGAAGCTTGGTGGATCCGATGAAGGAATTGGCAGTCTTATAAAAGATCTTAAAGAACCAGCTGAATCTATAGAGTTAAGAATGAATGTAATTGCAGAGCCAAGACATGCCAAGGAAAAAGCTATTGAAgcaattgagaaatttgcaaGCTACATTGAG GAAGGAAAACTTGAAGGATGGGAATTGGACTCCTGTGGAGACTGTTGGGTCACCGACGGCTGCCTTGCTGACTCCAACGACACTCCGACTGCTGTGGATGCTTACATGTACAG AGCAAAAGTATCAGACGAAGAACATGGACAACATGGTTGGGTACACTTGAGGCAGAGCATTCACAATCCAAATATTGCTGTAAATATGCAATCAATGGTGCCTGGAGCTTGCCAATCTATGACAAAACTTCTCAgagataa GTTTCTTATGGGAAGTGGAGTGGATAAATTTTTGGATATCACTGAAATAGACAATTACGCCTCTACTGGACATGTGAAATGA
- the LOC126680719 gene encoding uncharacterized protein LOC126680719 isoform X2, translating into MPSSLNDALVRQEFDPSSSATTLHAVIVMDALKEFSIEPILWALENIMAPGYVLTLLGIMPWLNIPLSSKTPEVWGVEFEELAQAQAASESMIDPKYLKLQEVVDLCKRFGVVLQKEVVMGFPLRLVVVEKITSLHATWVVFDSSVWKQIPEEE; encoded by the exons ATGCCGAGCTCACTTAACGATGCTCTTGTTCGCCAAGAATTTGACCCAAGCTCATCAGCCACTACTCTTCATGCAGTCATTGTAATGGATGCACTTAAAGAGTTCAGTATAGAGCCAATTTTATGGGCATTAGAGAATATTATGGCTCCTGGTTATGTACTCACTTTGCTTGGGATCATGCCCTGGCTTAATATTCCTT TATCGTCAAAGACCCCAGAAGTATGGGGCGTGGAGTTTGAAGAATTAGCACAGGCGCAAGCTGCAAGTGAGTCGATGATCGATCCAAAATATCTAAAGCTTCAAGAAGTGGTAGACCTTTGCAAAAGATTCGGG GTAGTGCTACAGAAGGAAGTAGTAATGGGGTTTCCATTGAGACTTGTGGTGGTTGAAAAAATTACTAGCCTTCATGCTACATGGGTAGTCTTTGATAG